A window of Cohnella herbarum contains these coding sequences:
- a CDS encoding extracellular solute-binding protein has translation MKAKRMTVIIAVAVLLSSCSNANGDGSGGNSEKKGVRNLQTLPIPSIKDDPAYGKYEEPISINIGFKIPDEKNATGETNDNNPVSRYFEKITNIKVSHSWEAKRDEAFIQKVNLSIDSSDIPDAMVVDRNQLRELVENEMIEDLTKVYEQYGSSLVKAMYDSTKGIALQEASFGGKLYGLPNVAIEADAPSLLWIRQDWLEKLDLQPPKTFDDLERIAKDFIERDPDGNGKRDTIGLPGDKKVVHGQQKAGLNDFDTLFSAYHAFPKNWIKDGDGQVVYGSITPENKLALAKLADWYERGIIDNQFVLYKEAQEPIVANKTGMFFGPWWTPYWPLAEAVSNDTKAEWRAFAVPLDSEGMFITHMSPTTDRFLVVRKGYEHPEAVVKMLNVFTRLERRQDPNSAEVKSLDDFSAQTGIQLRSYYPFDLLLDYADAITQRYVNVQKALRGEIDPTSLDPDTKQVYEQSVAEKENPKKNMDGWKAAKASEYGGGLLYTTDMVQVRGIFYGTTKTMETKWPGLQKLENETFLKIIVGDEPISAFDDFVAEWKRQGGDRITEEVSKLVNGKS, from the coding sequence ATGAAAGCGAAACGGATGACGGTTATCATTGCGGTTGCCGTGCTGCTTAGTTCGTGCTCGAACGCAAATGGAGATGGAAGTGGAGGCAATTCGGAAAAGAAGGGCGTAAGAAACCTGCAAACGCTACCGATCCCCTCGATCAAGGATGATCCTGCGTACGGGAAATACGAAGAGCCTATTTCGATCAATATCGGATTCAAAATTCCGGACGAGAAAAACGCAACGGGGGAAACGAACGACAACAACCCGGTATCCCGGTATTTCGAGAAGATCACGAACATTAAGGTCTCGCATTCATGGGAGGCGAAACGGGACGAAGCGTTCATTCAGAAAGTGAATCTTTCCATCGACAGCAGCGATATTCCGGACGCTATGGTCGTCGATCGTAACCAGTTGAGAGAATTGGTCGAGAACGAGATGATCGAGGATTTGACAAAAGTATACGAGCAATACGGTTCAAGCTTGGTGAAGGCGATGTACGATTCGACAAAAGGGATTGCGCTCCAAGAGGCATCGTTCGGCGGTAAGCTCTACGGGTTGCCTAACGTTGCGATCGAGGCGGATGCCCCGTCATTATTATGGATTAGGCAAGATTGGCTGGAAAAGCTCGATCTTCAACCGCCCAAGACGTTCGACGACCTCGAACGGATTGCCAAGGACTTCATCGAACGCGATCCCGACGGCAACGGGAAGCGGGACACGATCGGTCTGCCGGGAGATAAGAAAGTCGTACACGGTCAGCAGAAGGCAGGTTTGAACGACTTCGATACGCTGTTTAGCGCATACCATGCGTTTCCGAAAAATTGGATCAAAGACGGCGACGGCCAAGTCGTATACGGCTCGATTACTCCGGAGAACAAACTGGCGTTGGCGAAGTTGGCGGATTGGTACGAACGCGGAATCATCGACAACCAATTCGTATTGTACAAGGAAGCGCAGGAACCGATTGTCGCTAATAAGACGGGGATGTTTTTCGGTCCATGGTGGACGCCGTACTGGCCGCTCGCGGAAGCTGTCTCCAACGATACGAAAGCCGAGTGGCGGGCTTTCGCGGTACCTTTAGACTCCGAGGGAATGTTTATTACGCACATGTCTCCGACGACCGATCGGTTTCTCGTCGTTCGTAAAGGTTACGAGCATCCGGAAGCCGTCGTGAAAATGTTGAACGTGTTCACCCGTTTGGAGAGAAGGCAGGATCCGAATTCGGCGGAAGTGAAAAGTCTGGACGACTTCTCCGCGCAGACCGGCATTCAATTGCGCAGCTACTATCCGTTCGATCTGCTGCTCGATTATGCGGATGCGATTACCCAGCGTTACGTTAACGTCCAGAAAGCGTTGAGGGGGGAAATCGATCCAACCTCTCTCGATCCGGATACGAAGCAAGTATACGAGCAGTCCGTCGCGGAGAAAGAAAATCCGAAGAAAAACATGGACGGCTGGAAAGCGGCTAAAGCATCCGAATATGGCGGCGGTTTGTTATATACGACGGATATGGTTCAGGTGCGCGGAATATTTTACGGCACGACGAAGACGATGGAGACGAAGTGGCCGGGGCTGCAAAAGCTGGAAAACGAAACGTTCTTGAAAATCATCGTGGGCGATGAGCCGATTAGCGCATTCGACGATTTCGTCGCCGAATGGAAACGACAAGGGGGAGATCGAATTACCGAGGAAGTGTCCAAGCTCGTAAACGGGAAATCGTGA
- a CDS encoding X2-like carbohydrate binding domain-containing protein: protein MFRKLFYGMSTVVLSAILVGSSLVGMPSKASAAGTEAYNWANVVTGAGGGFVPGIIYNTTQPNLIYARTDIGGAYRWNEATGSWISISDSVGWVDWNKNGVDALATDPVEPNKVYMATGTYTNHWDTNGQIMRSNDQGATWQSTPLPFKVGGNMPGRSMGERLVIDPNKNSILYFGARNGNGLWKSIDSGVTWNKVTSFTNTGTYIQDPTNDYANGIVGLSWITFDKLTGSAGNATQTIYVGVADLGNSVFRSTDGGATWSAVPGQPKGYLPHHGVLSSTGKLYISYSDGVGPYDGAKGDVWKFDTVAGTWTKISPFPSTSSDNYFGYGGLAVDAQNPDTVMVATLNSWWPDANIYRSTDGGATWTGIWEWNGYPNRNLKYTQDVSEAPWLHSGDPDIPPVPALKLGWMIGDLEIDPFNSNRMMYGTGATIYGTNNLAAWGTSSKVNISVMAKGIEEMAVLGLISPPSGAHLLSAVGDVTGFRHNDLTAPPATTFNSPSYATTYGIDFAELNPSQIVRVGMADYTADPQAKSVGISNDGGSTWYKGNAEPSGTKGGGTVAVAANGSSYVWSTSDVGVFYSKTNGNSWTASTGVPAKAVVASDRVNSNKFYAVFEGKFYISTDGGVTFAQTAATGLPTNVVPALLPNEASISFKAVPGIEGDIWFAGGNSTEGKYGIWHSTDSGTTFAKLTNVQEADLIGYGKAAPGQSYVALYTVAKIDGVRGVFRSDNGGVAWVRINDDQHQYARINMAITGDPRIYGRVYLGSNGRGILYADPVNVSNNSSITPTSATFDKKTANQVDVAVTLTLNGNTLSAIKNGTVALVSGTDYTVAGNTVTIKKAYLAAQAVGTTSLLFDFSAGVDPALLVSIVDTTSVANSAITPTSASFDKKTANQADVAVTMTLNGNTLSAIKNGTVALVSGTDYTVAGNTVTIKKAYLAAQAVGTTSLQFDFSAGSDPVLAIGIVDTTVVTPGSVKVQMYNGSLGATLNSINPRFKLVNTSASSVALSTVKIRYYYTIDGDKAQNFFCDWSQVGSSNVTGSFVKLATAKTGADYYLEIGFTSAAGNLAAGQSIDIQSRISKNDWTNYTQTGDYSFDAVDTNYVDWNKTPAYISGTLQWGVEP, encoded by the coding sequence ATGTTCAGAAAGTTATTCTATGGAATGAGCACCGTTGTTTTGAGCGCGATACTCGTAGGAAGTTCGTTAGTCGGAATGCCATCGAAAGCTTCGGCAGCTGGCACGGAAGCCTACAATTGGGCTAATGTGGTCACCGGAGCGGGGGGCGGATTCGTACCCGGCATCATCTATAATACGACGCAGCCAAACCTCATCTATGCGCGTACGGATATTGGCGGCGCCTATCGCTGGAATGAAGCGACGGGTAGTTGGATCTCAATCTCCGACTCGGTCGGCTGGGTGGATTGGAACAAGAACGGCGTGGATGCTCTTGCCACCGATCCGGTTGAACCGAACAAAGTATATATGGCTACCGGAACGTACACGAACCATTGGGATACGAACGGGCAGATCATGCGTTCCAACGATCAGGGCGCGACTTGGCAATCTACGCCGCTTCCTTTCAAAGTCGGCGGCAATATGCCGGGTCGCTCGATGGGGGAACGTCTCGTGATCGATCCGAACAAAAATAGCATTCTGTACTTCGGAGCGAGAAATGGCAATGGGTTATGGAAAAGCATAGATTCCGGAGTAACCTGGAATAAGGTAACTAGTTTCACGAATACGGGAACTTACATTCAAGATCCTACGAACGACTATGCGAACGGAATCGTAGGTCTGTCCTGGATTACGTTCGATAAATTGACGGGTTCAGCCGGGAATGCCACTCAAACGATCTATGTCGGCGTAGCCGATCTAGGTAACAGCGTGTTCCGCAGCACGGACGGCGGCGCGACTTGGTCGGCGGTTCCCGGACAACCGAAGGGATATTTGCCGCATCACGGCGTATTATCTTCGACGGGCAAGTTATATATTTCCTACAGCGACGGCGTAGGTCCTTACGATGGAGCTAAAGGGGATGTCTGGAAGTTCGATACGGTTGCCGGTACCTGGACGAAAATCAGCCCTTTTCCCAGCACGAGCAGCGATAATTACTTCGGTTACGGCGGATTGGCGGTAGATGCCCAGAACCCGGATACGGTCATGGTCGCCACGCTTAACTCTTGGTGGCCGGATGCGAACATCTACCGTAGTACGGACGGCGGAGCGACTTGGACGGGAATTTGGGAATGGAACGGTTATCCGAATCGGAATTTGAAGTATACGCAGGATGTAAGCGAGGCTCCATGGCTCCATTCGGGAGACCCGGATATTCCTCCGGTTCCGGCTTTGAAGCTGGGATGGATGATCGGCGACTTGGAGATCGATCCGTTCAATTCTAACCGAATGATGTACGGAACCGGAGCGACGATATACGGTACGAACAACCTAGCGGCTTGGGGAACGAGCAGTAAAGTCAATATCTCCGTCATGGCCAAGGGAATCGAAGAAATGGCCGTATTAGGTCTCATCAGTCCGCCTTCGGGAGCCCATCTGCTGAGCGCGGTAGGGGACGTTACGGGATTCCGGCATAACGACCTGACCGCTCCGCCGGCGACGACCTTCAACAGTCCGTCGTACGCAACCACTTACGGCATCGATTTCGCGGAACTGAACCCGAGTCAGATCGTGCGGGTCGGCATGGCCGATTATACGGCCGATCCACAGGCTAAGTCGGTAGGCATATCGAACGACGGCGGTTCAACGTGGTACAAGGGGAATGCCGAACCGTCGGGGACCAAGGGCGGAGGTACAGTTGCCGTTGCGGCAAACGGCAGTTCTTACGTTTGGAGTACCTCAGACGTCGGCGTGTTTTATTCGAAGACGAACGGCAATTCATGGACGGCCAGTACCGGCGTCCCGGCGAAGGCGGTCGTCGCGTCCGACCGCGTGAATTCCAACAAGTTCTATGCCGTGTTCGAGGGCAAGTTCTACATCAGCACGGATGGAGGCGTAACCTTTGCGCAAACCGCGGCTACGGGACTGCCGACTAACGTCGTTCCCGCGCTGCTGCCTAACGAAGCCTCAATCAGCTTTAAGGCCGTACCGGGAATCGAAGGCGATATCTGGTTCGCCGGCGGCAACAGTACCGAAGGCAAATACGGGATATGGCACTCCACGGATTCCGGCACGACTTTCGCTAAGCTGACCAACGTACAAGAAGCCGATCTGATCGGTTACGGCAAAGCGGCTCCCGGCCAAAGTTACGTCGCGTTATATACCGTAGCCAAGATCGATGGCGTACGAGGCGTTTTCCGCTCCGATAACGGGGGAGTTGCATGGGTCAGAATTAACGATGACCAGCATCAATATGCGCGGATTAACATGGCGATCACGGGTGATCCCAGAATCTATGGTCGCGTATACCTGGGCTCGAACGGAAGAGGGATATTATACGCAGATCCGGTTAACGTATCGAATAACTCCTCGATTACGCCAACGAGCGCTACGTTCGACAAGAAGACGGCTAACCAAGTGGACGTTGCGGTTACGCTGACACTGAACGGAAATACGTTAAGCGCGATCAAGAACGGAACCGTCGCGCTCGTATCGGGAACGGATTATACGGTTGCGGGCAATACGGTAACGATCAAGAAAGCGTATCTAGCCGCTCAGGCCGTCGGGACGACAAGCTTGCTGTTCGATTTCAGCGCGGGCGTCGATCCGGCACTGCTCGTCAGTATCGTAGATACGACAAGCGTAGCAAATTCGGCCATAACGCCGACAAGCGCATCGTTCGACAAGAAGACGGCTAACCAGGCGGACGTTGCGGTTACGATGACGCTGAACGGAAATACGTTAAGCGCGATCAAGAACGGAACCGTCGCGCTCGTATCGGGAACGGATTATACGGTTGCGGGCAATACGGTAACGATCAAGAAAGCGTATCTAGCCGCTCAGGCCGTCGGGACGACAAGCTTGCAGTTCGATTTCAGCGCGGGCAGCGACCCGGTCTTGGCGATCGGCATCGTAGATACGACGGTCGTTACTCCGGGTTCGGTTAAAGTGCAGATGTACAATGGTTCGCTCGGAGCGACGCTGAATTCAATCAATCCTCGGTTTAAGCTGGTGAACACAAGCGCATCTTCAGTCGCTCTGTCTACCGTAAAGATCAGATACTATTACACGATCGACGGGGATAAAGCGCAAAACTTTTTCTGCGACTGGTCCCAAGTCGGCAGCAGCAACGTTACCGGATCTTTCGTGAAGCTGGCGACCGCCAAGACGGGCGCGGATTATTACTTGGAAATCGGATTTACGAGCGCGGCGGGAAATCTGGCGGCAGGCCAGAGTATCGATATTCAGTCCCGTATCTCTAAGAACGACTGGACGAACTATACGCAGACGGGGGATTATTCCTTTGACGCAGTGGATACGAATTATGTAGATTGGAACAAAACGCCTGCCTATATTTCAGGCACACTGCAATGGGGCGTAGAGCCTTAA